From a region of the Panicum virgatum strain AP13 chromosome 2K, P.virgatum_v5, whole genome shotgun sequence genome:
- the LOC120696193 gene encoding anthocyanidin 5,3-O-glucosyltransferase-like: MPLALYIIYPLQCWQQINSLLLPERHELYCRLCIELGSIEHSETARKKTQAMKKTIVLYPGLFVSHLVPMMELADVLLEEGYAVTAAVIDLTLDQDAALAATVDRVAAARPPVLVRRLPQIQDSPEVADYGDAFLWYIEVVRRYNERLREFLCSLPPRSVHAVVVDAPSTAALDVARELGVPAYTFFASNASAVAMFLQLPWMRAEGQPSFKELGDAPIEFHSVPPMPASYLMRETLQVSESELYKAMMNTMRQNVEPDGILVNTFASLEARAVAALRDPQVRPGGEERRTPPIYYVRPRVAGAGAGTKEKHECLAWLDTQPEHSVLFLCFRSIGAATHSEEQLREVAIGLQKSGHRFLWVVQAPLRGDTQRLFDPRADVDLDGLLPDGFLASTEGRGLVVKHWAPQVEVLRHRATAAFVTHCGWNSTLEGIAAGVPMLCWPMYAEQKLNKVVMVEEAGVGVEMSGWEQGLVTVEEVEAKVRLVMESEEGERLRARVAAHRVAATVACKAGGSSRAAFGHFLVDAACLGRV, encoded by the coding sequence ATGCCACTGGCTCTATATATTATATATCCACTCCAATGCTGGCAACAAATCAATAGCCTTCTTCTCCCCGAAAGGCACGAGCTGTACTGCAGACTGTGCATAGAGCTTGGTAGCATCGAGCACAGCGAAACAGCCAGAAAAAAAACACAAGCCATGAAGAAGACAATCGTCCTGTACCCGGGCCTCTTCGTCAGCCACCTCGTCCCCATGATGGAGCTCGCCGACGTCCTGCTGGAGGAGGGCTACGCCGTCACGGCCGCGGTCATCGACCTCACCCTGGACCAAGACGCCGCACTGGCAGCCACCGTcgaccgcgtcgccgccgcccgcccgcccgtccTCGTCCGCAGGCTCCCCCAGATCCAGGACTCTCCTGAAGTTGCAGACTACGGGGACGCGTTCCTCTGGTACATCGAGGTCGTCAGGCGCTACAACGAGCGCCTCCGTGAGTTCCTCTGCTCCCTGCCTCCACGGAGTGTCCACGCCGTGGTCGTCGATGCGCCTTCCACCGCCGCGCTCGACGTCGCTAGGGAGCTCGGGGTCCCGGCCTACACCTTCTTCGCCTCCAATGCCTCCGCGGTCGCCATGTTCCTCCAGCTTCCCTGGATGCGCGCGGAAGGACAGCCGAGCTTCAAGGAGCTCGGAGACGCCCCTATTGAATTCCACAGCGTCCCTCCCATGCCGGCGTCATACCTCATGCGCGAGACGCTCCAGGTATCGGAGAGCGAGCTGTACAAGGCGATGATGAACACGATGCGCCAGAACGTGGAGCCCGACGGCATCCTGGTGAACACGTTCGCGTCGCTGGAGGCTCGGGCGGTGGCAGCTCTCAGGGACCCGCAGGTTCGTCCCGGCGGCGAAGAGCGCAGGACGCCTCCGATCTACTACGTCAGGCCGCGGGTCGCGGGCGCCGGTGCCGGGACAAAAGAGAAGCACGAGTGCCTCGCGTGGCTCGACACGCAGCCAGAGCACAGCGTCCTGTTCCTCTGCTTTAGGAGCATCGGCGCGGCCACCCACTCGGAGGAGCAGCTCAGGGAAGTCGCCATCGGCCTGCAGAAGTCCGGCCACCGCTTCCTGTGGGTGGTGCAAGCCCCTCTGCGCGGCGACACCCAGAGGCTATTCGATCCCCGCGCGGACGTGGACCTCGACGGCCTGCTGCCGGACGGGTTCCTGGCGAGCACCGAGGGCCGCGGTCTCGTCGTGAAGCACTGGGCGCCACAGGTGGAGGTGCTCCGCCACAGGGCGACGGCCGCGTTCGTGAcgcactgcgggtggaactcgacGCTGGAAGggatcgccgccggcgtgccgaTGCTGTGCTGGCCGATGTACGCGGAGCAGAAGTTGAACAAGGTGGTCATGGTGGAGGAGGCCGGGGTTGGCGTGGAGATGAGTGGGTGGGAGCAGGGGCTGGTCACGGTCGAGGAGGTGGAGGCCAAGGTAAGGTTAGTGATGGAGTCCGAGGAAGGGGAGCGGCTCcgggcgcgggtggcggcgcacAGGGTTGCCGCGACCGTCGCCTGCAAGGCCGGCGGCTCGTCGCGGGCGGCGTTCGGCCACTTCTTAGTAGACGCGGCCTGCCTCGGACGCGTGTAG